The following nucleotide sequence is from Dromaius novaehollandiae isolate bDroNov1 chromosome Z, bDroNov1.hap1, whole genome shotgun sequence.
TATTCTCTCCTGTGTAGAAAATGCTTTGGGTGAAGTGGCTTACCTGGTGAACAGAAGTAGTACACTAACTTATAAAATATCTACCTGTAAATCAAATGTTAGCAAAGCTGTTGCATTCCATTAATTGTAACTAGTTTATTAAATGAGCTTAACTGAAGTTGTTTTATATTAGCGTATGCTCAGTGTTCTTTAATCTTTTACCCCTGTAGAAAGGCATAACTCCTTGTCTTAGTGAAATGCATGATTGAGAAAACTCAGTCTGAGAAAACTGGGAAATATTTTCCACAGTTATGCTAGAAGTTGTAGTTCTTTACTGACATTAGGGAGACCATACTCAGGGCTGATGAATGGAGATGACTTAGTTCTAAAGTATGCTTTAATCACTAACAGAGTATCTAAAATCAATCTATGGTAAACTGTAGTATACTCAGGAACCAATTGAGCAGCAAATGTCTGGACTGTGAGGGGATGTTGACTTTATCACCTGCTCCAAAGCTAAGTTATTTGCACTCCTCAGTTCCTTTAATTTGTATGTCCTCTTACTGTAGACAGTTCTATGGTAGCATCTTCCCCTGTGGCATTTGGAATCAAATGTGGTTTTTAAGACACTTTGTTAATGACCAAAATCCTATCTTGTGCTGCTGTCTTCCTCAGAGCAACTTTGTTCTCTATCACACCTGTACAATCCAAATCAGACCTATCTTGTGTTTTAGAGTGAATGTATGTTTTCAGACATTCCTGGGCTGTGTGCGATAATGGACTGATGTTAGTCTCAGATTTCTGGTAAATTAAACGTAGGGTCATATGTCATTCTCTTCTATAATATTTCAGTAATTCcaaacaatttttcttcctcactgaggTAAATTAGTTAAACTTCTGACTCAAAGTACTAGTGACTTGTTCTAGGTGGTATATGTAGTGTGAGATCACTTTGCTCTTTGAATTTTCAGTAGTTACTCTTGTACACTTTCAGGTCTATCAAATATGATGTCAGATGGAGAATTTTTAAGAACAAGCTGTGGTTCCCCTAACTATGCTGCGCCAGAAGTAATTTCAGGAAGGTAGCTTTTTTATATTGATACATGTGTGCATATACTTCAGTCATTTTGCTGCTTAATGCTAAATGCTCCAAATGAGTATAATTGGCAAGCTTGATGCTGAGAAAGAGTGGGGTGAACTCTTTGTTGCCTTGATAACTTTTGATGATAAATATTTAAGCTGCCTGTGAACAAGCTTTGGATAGCTCCTCCAAGCTGGAGCTGATGTTTAATGCCTAAAATGCAGTGTGTACAGTATACCCAAGTTGGTTTTAAAAACTTGCATAGTTCAgatcttcaaaatcttttttttccttgcacagaTAGAATTACAGACAAAGAAATGTTGTGAAATTGAGTAGCAGTGGAATATCTGCTGCAGCATGGGTGTTCTGCCTGaacttcccatttttttctctggACTCCATGATCCTCAAATCTGTTGCTTTCAGTCCCCATAATAGCCTCCATTGCTGATCAGAGGccaaaaatcagatttatttagGCAGTAGGATAGGAAATAAGTCAATTCTTGCTGTATTGACTTGCCTTAAACTTTAAACTTCCCAGTTTTGGGGGACAGGGGACTTGATTAATATTGTTTGAGTGTAATCTGTGCAATGCGTAACACTGTCAGCTTTCTTGGTAGTAGATGCAACTTTCCTTCAGTTTACCAGTGTCTTAAATTACATTTGGGATTATACACAACAGAGAAACAGTGCATTTGTGCCCTAGCTCTTATTATGTATTTGAAGGGGAAGGACACTGGAGTTCAAGGGAGGCATAGAATAGGAGTgtgaaatgaaatgttatttgTAGATTTAGTTGCCCCAAGCTCACATACTTCTAACTACTCTAATGTAAGCAAGTGAAAAACATCTTATTTGAATGTACTAAATACAAATCACTAATAGTTAACTCTTTCCCAGATTATATGCAGGTCCAGAAGTAGATATTTGGAGCAGTGGGGTTATTCTCTATGCTTTGTTATGTGGAACGCTTCCATTTGATGATGATCATGTGCCAACGCTATTTAAGAAGATATGTGATGGTATCTTTTATACCCCTCAGTACCTGAATCCATCTGTAATTAGTCTTCTGAAACACATGCTGCAGGTGGATCCAATGAAGAGAGCAACAATCAGAGACATTAGGTAAAGTGCTAACTGATCAGATGCTGAAGTGATAATCCCAATGCAAATATGCAGAGTGGAGAAATCATTCATACAACTTGTCCTTGTTTTATAGTCTGGGATGAAAAACTCAACTTCTTGACTTTTGGCTTTAGTTTTGACAGTTCTGAGCTCCAGTGGCCATTGAAGTATCCACTGGAGatcacagctctgttctggctTCAAAACCCTGGCATGAATCTGAGTATGCATGACCATTACAACATTAAATACTGATACCTAAAACTTGCAGCTAGCCATAGCTGTTGTGGGCTTCAGATTTCAAGATGCAATTCTGAAGCTGGAGAGAGAGACTAGTTTGACAGGTGCACAGTGGGTAGAAGAGAAGCAAATTGATAGCTGTTAAAGCTGTACTTCACATGGTAGCTTAGTTAGAATATTTTAGAGCTATCTTAAAAAGCTCGTATATTAGTGAATATGCTCCCTCCTTAAGGGTTGGAGGCCAGGAAGTTGTCGATGTTCATGTTCTTTCAGTAGTACAGTAAAAGTTGTAATGCGCATATCCCTTACTATTACATTACAATGGAAAGTACTTTCCTACAGCTTCTGTCAGAAAATATAAATGCGCTGTGAAAACTAGGCATTTTAAAACTTGGGCAGATGGGAACTCAGCTTATCTGAATTGTATTAAATAAGCCTGGAAGAGAAGTGGTGTGAAAGGTGTTGGAAAATACTGGTAGCAGAGCATGGGTGGATTTTGAATCCTAAGCAATTCTGCCATTAGCCATAAGACTGTGACACCTCACAGCTAGAAGGGTAAACTCTTAGTTTAACTGAATACCTTAGCTGTTCTAGGGTTTGCATGTGCATAGGGGGAGAAGCCTACAACAATGAGTAGAAGTAAAATAATCCTCTGGGATGAGATACCTCGTTAGGGCTGTGCTTTGCAGAGGTATAGGAAGAGCTTTCTGCTTCCAGATTAACTGGTCATTACTGATGAATCTGTAGAACAAAAGGCACTTTTGTGCTAGGCATGTTCTCAGGATCATGCTTGTTAGAGCTTCTTGATCATTATACTTAAGTCTGTAGAACAAAGACTTGCTGCAGATTTAAGTACTTGCAAAAGTAGTGTCATGCAGTATCTTTTGGCTAGTTAAGCAGCTTACTTTGGGTGCAGAAACTAGTCTTTTTATCACTAAATATTTAGGTTGTCCAATCCCATATCTtctctatttttgcttttcccttttatGAATGCTAGTTCATTGGTACAGTAGTAAGAGGTACAGACCAACTTTTCCATAGCCTTGCCTTAAATCTGTAAGTCTTGAACAGCGCTGTGTGGTGTTCTGAATGAAAAATGATGGGCTTGTGACTTAATGTTCAAAAATCTTTCCCAACATCTACCAAAAATTATTCAGtgtaacttttttattttagtatgtATTATGAATGCACTGTGGGGGGAGGGCACAACTACGACGAATGTAGCATAAGAATTTCAGTTGAAAATTTCTCTCAAAACTAAGATAGTGGTTGTAtgtgtgtagatatatatatgtacatatatataaatgtaaaaagcTAGTTGATGAGTTCTACATTAGGGTATTTTAGGAGCTCAGGTAGTTTGAACACTTCTAGGAAAgtgtatgtttgttttctcctcctgGCAAATGTCTAGTAAGATCTTGTAATGAGGTGAAGGAAGATAATGGCTTTCCCTAAAGCAGAAGTTACCAATTGCTTTAACATGCAGCTGGTTTTGTCTGTGCTGCATGGAAGGGCCCTTATAGTTCAGCCTGAACTAGATGATGTTATAGTTTAAATGTGTTACTGACAGCTATGTTTTTTGTACaaactaaaaatgtattttctttgcaaagttgGTCTCCTTTTCAAAGGAATCTAACTCTAAAAATGCTTACTCTAAACACATACTCAGACTCTGTTTTTAAATCTAGGGAACATGAATGGTTTAAGCAGGACCTTCCCAAATACCTGTTTCCTGAAGATCCTTCGTACAGCTCAACCATGATTGATGATGAAGCCTTAAAAGAAGTGTGTGAGAAGTTTGAATGCACTGAAGATGAAGTGTTAAGTTGTCTGTATACCCGAAATCATCAGGACCCTCTAGCAGTTGCTTATCATCTCATTATAGATAATAGAAGAATAATGAATGAGGCCAAAGACTTCTACTTGGCTACAAGCCCACCGGATTCTTTTCTTGATGATCACCATCTGTCTCGCCCTCATCCTGAAAGAGTGCCATTCTTAGTAGCTGAAGCACCACGTCCTCGCCATACTCTTGATGAGCTGAATCCACAGAAATCAAAGCACCAAGGTGTAAGAAGAGCTAAGTGGCATTTAGGAATACGGAGCCAGAGTCGACCAAATGATATCATGGCTGAAGTTTGTCGAGCAATTAAACAACTGGATTATGAATGGAAGGTAAGGGAATAAAGAACCCTTACAACAGACAGCAGTAAACTTTCAGTTACATAGGTAGTTATATTGTCTGATGCTCCTGTACTGGAAAATCTGGTGTACCTATGCTTATTCTGACTGTGCTTTTTGTTGCTTTGTAAGAATGGTTtgggagcggggggaggcggaggTTTATACTGATAGGAAAAGTCTTGCTGATGTCTGATCTTTCTACTGGTGCTGGGTTTTTTCTCCCTAACACAGCAATATTCCAACAAAAAAGCTTCAGACAGATAAGCCTGAAATCACCTGCTTGTAACCAGTGAgttgaaatgggggggggggggggaacatgcaGTGTTTTTTCTGGAGGAGTTTTAGTAGAAATTAACTCGAATCTCTTCTCTACTAGGTTGTAAATCCATACTATTTGCGTGTTCGAAGGAAGAATCCGGTGACAAGTGCATATTCTAAAATGAGTCTACAGTTGTATCAGGTGGACAGTAGGACATACTTGCTGGATTTCCGTAGCATTGATGGTATGTGAAGACTTACATAACTTACTGGAGTTGTAATGGAAACTATTCTAAATGTAAACATGTCTTAATTTACTCGAGTAGAAGTGAAATAAGTGCTGCCCTATATCAGTTTAAGTAGATTTAAACCTGAGTcggtgtttttcttccttccttctcttcttgtCCATTGTTCCTGACACCACATGGTTAGCTAGTTCATCCcttaaaaataacagctttttagTTATATTGACTCCTGAACATCTCCATTTCATGTCTATAGCAGCGCTAACACTACTGGTGTGAAAGGGGACAGGATTTACAGAGGCTAGATTTAGATCAGCCTAAACTGCCTGTGGTGCCTCACCCCTGGATTTAAGTATTGATTTAGATCTCAGGTAAGCATGTGAGTATTCCTAGTAAAGACAGAGCTGAAGTCAAATTTTCATGCCTAGATGTCAAGTTGTATGTTGTGTATGTAGTGCTGTAGTAGGCAAAGCTTGAGACAGGAATCGTCCACTTGCAGTAATTGATTTCTTGAAAGCAAGTGGCTTAACCTGTAGAATAAGCTCTGATTTTATAGACTGAGACACTGGTACATCATGTAACTGCGAATTGGGTAGCTTCATGAAAATGAATGGAGGAGCTAGTGTAAGCT
It contains:
- the LOC135325072 gene encoding 5'-AMP-activated protein kinase catalytic subunit alpha-1 isoform X1, yielding MRKLGPWLKMAAADKQKHEHGRVKIGHYILGDTLGVGTFGKVKVGKHELTGHKVAVKILNRQKIRSLDVVGKIRREIQNLKLFRHPHIIKLYQVISTPTDIFMVMEYVSGGELFDYICKNGRLDEKESRRLFQQILSGVDYCHRHMVVHRDLKPENVLLDAHMNAKIADFGLSNMMSDGEFLRTSCGSPNYAAPEVISGRLYAGPEVDIWSSGVILYALLCGTLPFDDDHVPTLFKKICDGIFYTPQYLNPSVISLLKHMLQVDPMKRATIRDIREHEWFKQDLPKYLFPEDPSYSSTMIDDEALKEVCEKFECTEDEVLSCLYTRNHQDPLAVAYHLIIDNRRIMNEAKDFYLATSPPDSFLDDHHLSRPHPERVPFLVAEAPRPRHTLDELNPQKSKHQGVRRAKWHLGIRSQSRPNDIMAEVCRAIKQLDYEWKVVNPYYLRVRRKNPVTSAYSKMSLQLYQVDSRTYLLDFRSIDDEITEAKSGTATPQRSGSVSNYRSCQKDSDADAQGKSADTSLTSSVTSSLDSSTADLTPRPGSHTIEFFEMCANLIKILAQ
- the LOC135325072 gene encoding 5'-AMP-activated protein kinase catalytic subunit alpha-1 isoform X2, translated to MVMEYVSGGELFDYICKNGRLDEKESRRLFQQILSGVDYCHRHMVVHRDLKPENVLLDAHMNAKIADFGLSNMMSDGEFLRTSCGSPNYAAPEVISGRLYAGPEVDIWSSGVILYALLCGTLPFDDDHVPTLFKKICDGIFYTPQYLNPSVISLLKHMLQVDPMKRATIRDIREHEWFKQDLPKYLFPEDPSYSSTMIDDEALKEVCEKFECTEDEVLSCLYTRNHQDPLAVAYHLIIDNRRIMNEAKDFYLATSPPDSFLDDHHLSRPHPERVPFLVAEAPRPRHTLDELNPQKSKHQGVRRAKWHLGIRSQSRPNDIMAEVCRAIKQLDYEWKVVNPYYLRVRRKNPVTSAYSKMSLQLYQVDSRTYLLDFRSIDDEITEAKSGTATPQRSGSVSNYRSCQKDSDADAQGKSADTSLTSSVTSSLDSSTADLTPRPGSHTIEFFEMCANLIKILAQ